The proteins below come from a single Miscanthus floridulus cultivar M001 chromosome 1, ASM1932011v1, whole genome shotgun sequence genomic window:
- the LOC136499863 gene encoding tRNA-specific adenosine deaminase TAD2-like, with translation MAVAFMELALEQAKFALDNLEVPVGCVIVEDGKVISSGSNKTNATRNATRHAEMEAIDVLLREWQSMGLDQPQVAEKFAGCDLYVTCEPCIMCATALSIIGIREVYFGCANDKFGGCGSIMSLHKGATSSSDDLSGSQASKPKGFKCTGGIMAEDAVALFRCFYEQGNPNAPRPHRPVRMPQQ, from the exons ATGGCGGTGGCTTTTATGGAGCTAGCACTCGAGCAG GCAAAGTTTGCGCTGGATAACCTCGAGGTCCCTGTTGG GTGTGTGATTGTGGAGGACGGGAAAGTGATTTCCTCTGGTAGCAACAAGACGAATGCCACCCGAAAT GCTACCAGACATGCTGAGATGGAAGCTATCGATGTCCTGCTTCGGGAGTGGCAAAGCATGGGTCTTGATCAGCCACAGGTCGCAGAGAAATTTGCAGGATGCGACCTTTATGTCACCTGTGAGCCCTGTATAATGTGTGCGACAGCATTGTCGATAATTG GAATAAGAGAAGTTTACTTTGGTTGTGCCAATGACAAATTTGGAGGATGTGGATCAATCATGTCATTGCACAAAGGTGCTACTTCTTCGTCAGATGATTTATCAGG GAGCCAAGCCTCTAAACCAAAAGGTTTCAAATGCACTGGAGGGATCATGGCTGAAGACGCGGTAGCTCTTTTTAGGTGTTTCTACGAACAAGGAAACCCAAATG CCCCAAGGCCTCACAGACCAGTACGAATGcctcaacaatga
- the LOC136499854 gene encoding octanoyltransferase LIP2, mitochondrial-like — MSDGARRVLEAWRLGVVKYGEALQLQERLVADRKVGRVGDLVLSLQHPPTYTLGKRREKAERNLLAPEAELRVLGAELHRTERGGDVTFHGPRQAVLYPVLSFRALRLSARRYVEGLESAMIQVAALHGVSARPGDPGETGVWVGDRKIGAIGVRISSGFTWHGLAFNIDPDLGYFEHIVPCGIAGKGVTSLRREVGDRVELPADGVIHDQLVRCLATTLGFTDVEFKDDSERGDLIGAAATQR, encoded by the coding sequence ATGAGCGATGGCGCGCGGAGGGTCCTGGAGGCGTGGAGGCTCGGCGTGGTGAAGTACGGCGAAGCGCTCCAGCTCCAGGAGCGTCTCGTCGCGGACCGCAAGGTCGGCcgcgtcggcgacctcgttctgtCGCTGCAGCACCCGCCGACCTACACCCTGGGCAAGCGGCGCGAGAAGGCGGAGCGGAACCTGCTCGCGCCGGAGGCCGAGCTGCGCGTCCTGGGCGCCGAGCTCCACCGCACGGAGCGGGGCGGCGACGTCACGTTCCACGGGCCGCGGCAGGCCGTGCTGTACCCGGTGCTGTCGTTCCGCGCCCTGCGGCTCAGCGCGCGGAGGTACGTCGAGGGGCTCGAGTCCGCGATGATCCAGGTGGCGGCGCTCCACGGCGTCTCCGCGCGGCCCGGGGACCCCGGCGAGACCGGGGTGTGGGTCGGGGACCGCAAGATCGGCGCCATCGGGGTCAGGATCTCCTCCGGGTTCACGTGGCACGGCCTGGCATTCAACATCGACCCCGACCTGGGGTACTTCGAGCACATCGTGCCATGCGGCATCGCCGGCAAGGGGGTGACGTCGCTGCGGCGGGAGGTGGGGGACCGAGTGGAGCTCCCGGCCGACGGGGTCATCCACGATCAGCTCGTGCGGTGCTTGGCGACTACTTTGGGTTTTACCGATGTGGAATTCAAGGATGATTCTGAGCGTGGTGACCTGATTGGAGCTGCAGCTACGCAACGCTGA